AGCGGGTGCACCACCGATTCGACTCGGTCGGCGCCGTGCTCGGCGCGCTGGCTATCGGGGCGCTGGTGTTCGGCATCCTGCGGGCGGCGGACGTGGGGTGGGCCGACGCCGAGGTGATCGTGGCGCTGGCGGCCGGGGTCGTGCTCGGCGGGGTCTTCGCGTGGTTCGAGGCGCGGCACGCGGCGCCACTGCTGGACGTCCGGCTGTTCCGCAACCGCGCCTTCGCCACCGGGTCGGTGTCGGTGACCGTGCAGTTCACCGCGGCGTTCGGCGCGCTGTACGTGCTGGCGCAGTACCTGCAGCTGGTGCAGGGTTACGGGCCGCTGGCGTCCGGCCTGGTGCTGTGGCCGATCGCGGTGTCGCTGCTGCCGCTGTCGATGGCTTCGGCCCACGTCGCGCAGCGGATCGGGCTGGGCGCGCTGACCTGCCTCGGGCTGGTCGTCGTGGTCGCCGGGGTGCTGCTGCTGGGCCGGCTCGGGCCGGACAGCTCGTACCCGGAACTGGCGGTGGCGGTGTTCGTGCTCGGCGGCGGGCTCGGCCTCACCGCGCCCGCGGCCACCAGCGCGATCCTGGACAACGTGCCGCCGGACAAGTACGGCGTGGCGTCCGCGGTCAACGACGCGACGCGGGAAATCGGCGCGGCGCTGGGGATCGCGCTCGCCGGGAGCGTGCTGTCGGCGACCTACACCCCGGCGGTGCGCCCGGCGACGGAGGCGCTTCCGGCGGTGGCGCGGGAGGCCGCGGACGGGTCGCTCGCCGGGGCACTGGCGGTCGCCGGACAGCTGGGCCCGGCGGGCCGGCAGGTGGCCGACGCCGCGCGGGCCGCGTTCTCCGACGGGATGTGGTTCAGCCTGCTGGCGCTGGCGGGCATCGTCGCGGCCGGGGTCGTCGCCGCCGCGTGCCTGCGCCCACCGCGCTGATCAGCTCTCGTGCAGGATGACGCCACGGATGTTGCGTCCGGCGTGCATGTCGGCGTAGGCCTGGTTGACCTCGTCCAGCCGGTAGGTCGTCGTGATCAGCTCGTCGAGCTTGAGCGTGCCCGCCTGGTACATGCGGGCCAGCCGGGTGATCTCGTAACTCGGGGTGCCCATGCCGAAGATGACGCCCTGGATGCGTTTCTGCATCATCGACAGCGCCCACAGGTTGATCGGCAGGCCCTCGTCCTTGACGTCGCCGATGCCGGTGACCACGACCGTGCCGAACTTGCCGATCGCGTTGACCGCCTGCGCGACGTGGTCGCCGGTGGTGATGCCGACGGTGACCACGGCGGAGTGCGCGCCCTGCCCGTTGGTGACCGACCGGGCGAAGTCGGCGGCCTCGTCGATGTCGGCGAACGCGTGGGTGGCGCCGAACTCCAGAGCCTTGTCGCGCTTGAAGGCCACCGGGTCGACCGC
The window above is part of the Amycolatopsis thermoflava N1165 genome. Proteins encoded here:
- a CDS encoding MFS transporter — its product is MRVVARSGLSSSSAARRAWTVGVMCSAVGLVIAMVTIVNTALPALAADTGVTQAQQTWIVDVYTLVLAALVLPMGALGDRYGRRGVLVIGLVVFAAGCAAPLLAESPAWLITARALTGLGAAMIMPATLSIINASFPPERRGRAIGIWAAVAGLGGLGGLVIAGLLLQHFSWHSVFLGPAVLSLLLALACVTVPTSRERVHHRFDSVGAVLGALAIGALVFGILRAADVGWADAEVIVALAAGVVLGGVFAWFEARHAAPLLDVRLFRNRAFATGSVSVTVQFTAAFGALYVLAQYLQLVQGYGPLASGLVLWPIAVSLLPLSMASAHVAQRIGLGALTCLGLVVVVAGVLLLGRLGPDSSYPELAVAVFVLGGGLGLTAPAATSAILDNVPPDKYGVASAVNDATREIGAALGIALAGSVLSATYTPAVRPATEALPAVAREAADGSLAGALAVAGQLGPAGRQVADAARAAFSDGMWFSLLALAGIVAAGVVAAACLRPPR